The Desulforegula conservatrix Mb1Pa genome segment ATAACCAGTTGATTCCGATTTCCCGAGCAGCAGATATCCGTCAGGATTAAGTGCATAATGGAAATTGCTCATGAGCGAATCCTGGAGGGCTGGCTTCAGGTATATGAGCAGATTCCGGCAGCTTACAATATCCATCCTTATGAAGGGGGGATGACAGATTACGTCGTGAATCGAGAAAATGCAGATGTCCCTTACGGCTTTTTTTACCTTGAAATTCCGTCCCTCATTTGTGAAGAATGCCTCCTTTCTGACAGGGTTCATGTTTTCAAGGGCGCTTGCAGGATAGACTCCTGTTCTTGCGATGGCAATGGCTTCGGCGTCAATATCGGTGGCGAAGATTCTTATGTCAAAAGAAGATACCCTGCTTCCCAGGACTTCATTCAAAAGTATGGACATTGAATAAGCTTCCTCGCCTGTGGCACACCCCGGAACCCATATTCTTATCGAGTCCCCGGGCTGCTTTTCCGAAACGAGATCCGTCATTATTTTTTCAAGGCTCGAGAATGCTTCCGAATCCCTGAAAAATGAGGTTACCGATATAAGGAAACTGTGCTGGAGAATGGTCAATTCTTCAGGATTGTTTTTCAGATGACCGAGATAATCGGCCATTTTTTTTATGCCTATTGAAAGAATCCGTTTTTTTATCTGGCGCCTTAGGGTTGCTTCCTTATACTGGGTCACATCCATATTTGTGGTTTTTGCAACCATTTCGACGATTTCGAGGAAAATATCATCATCCTGGGACGTGTCTTCGCAAACGCCTGATAGCGCTGCCTTTTCTCCGAGCGAGTTAAGGAAATCCCCTATTTCATAAGCATTTAGCTGGAAATCCACAAAGCCCGCCTCAATCGCTGAATCCGGCATCCCCTGGTTTATGGCTTCGTTAGGCTTTTGGGCAATCACAAGGCCCCCGGCGTTTTTTATGGCCCCAGCTCCTTTGGTCCCGTCCGACCCTGCTCCGGAGAGAATGATCCCCACGGAATTCTCTCCACGACTCCGGGCAATGGACGCAAATAGTATGTCAACGGAAGGAACCGAATGGAATTCAGGGGAAGGCGATTTAAGCAGGATGCGGTCATCTTCGACTTCCGCGTCATAGCCAGGAGGAACCACATATATAGTATCGGCCAGCAGAGCCATTTCATCGCTCGCGGTTATTACGGTCAGGGCCGAATATCCTGAAAGAATTTCCGCAAGCCTGCTTCCGTGGTCAGGGGACATATGGCGGGCTATTATATAAGCTGCATGTCCGCAGGATTCAATGCGGCTTACAAGGGGGGTAAGTGCGTCAAGGCCACCGGCTGAAGCGCCTATGCCCACGATAAATTTTGCTTTCTCATGATATGGCTGGTTGCCGTCTGTCCGGTCATTCTGTCCTTGCGTCATTTTTCCCGCAGTCATTGTCGTACTCCTGAAACATAAAAAACCAAATAAGCCGCTTTATATTTGTTTGCTATTTGCAGGCTCACAAATAGAGCAATTTCAAATTGCGCCTCCCGGACAGGTCCGCCGGGAAGGTTGTTATGATGGGACTGAAATAAAGGCCATGTTCCCGTTGAATGCCGGGATCTTAAGAATAAATTATTATTGTAATTATTTGGCTTAATGTACTTGTGTCTGGGAAAACCATTTTGAAGATATTCTCCAGACCGATGAAGCCGCAGAAACCCGGTTTTTCGCGGAGCAATCAAAATGTATAACCACTCACCAATTATGAAATTCGACCTTTTAAAAGGGCGCTTTTTTGAAAAAAAGCTTGGCAAAAAACTCCAGGTTTTGGATTTTTTGCTTGAATCCCCTTAGAGCAAAACTTTCTTCAAAATATCATAAAAAGTTTTGGAAAATATTTTTTACAAAATGGTTTTCCAAGAATAAAGCCATCCCTAAAAAAATCTAACTGAATAGTGACCAAAATGTTTAATACCATTTTCAAATCAAAAATGAAATCAAGGCGGCAAGGAGGAAGCGACACAAACGTACGTGGTTTGTACGTTGAGTAGCTGATTACGATGCCAACACAGATAGCGCTTTGATTTGGAATTGGTATAATTAAACAATACCGGCTTTATCTTTCCGAAGGCCATTTTTTAGCCATGAATATCAAATGGTTGATTGTATGTAACCTTTCCGGCACTTAAATGGAACAGGAAAAAAAGGCTTTCATGAATCCGAGATGATCACATCATGAAGTTTTGCCGCGAAATCCCTGAGCATGAAAGGTTTATGTATAAAGCTGACGCCCTTTTTAAGAACGCCTTTATCGCTTATTATGTCTTCAGGGTATCCTGACATGAAAAGCACTTTTATGTCAGGCCTCATTATTTTAATCTTTATAGCCATATCTCTGCCGTTCATGCCAGGCATTATTACATCGGTTAGAAGACAGTCAATCTGTCTTTTATCTTTCCGGCAGAATTCGATGGCCTGTTCTGGCCATGCAAATGCTATGACATCATAGCCAAGATTTGTGAGCATCAGTTTTGTCATGTTCCTCAGGGCTTCATCATCCTCGACAAGAAGTATGAGTCCTGTTCCTCCGCGTACAGGTGAGACATTTTTTTCATGTGCCGGATTTTCATACTCAGGGAAGGCCGGGATCATTATCTTGAAAGCTGTACCATGACCTTCTTCGCTGTAAGTGGTTATGAATCCTTTATTCTGGTTTACTATGCCATAAACCGTGGCAAGGCCAAGGCCAGTTCCCTTGCTTTTTTCCTTTGTTGTGAAAAAAGGCTCGAAAATATGTGGAAGCTTATCTTTGGGTATACCCATGCCGTCATCGCTGAACATAAGTGATACGTATGCTCCTGGTTCCATTCCTGGATATATGCGTGCAGCTTCTTTTTCAAAATCTTCCTGCAAAGTCTCAATTCTGATTTTGCCGCCGTCCGGCATGGCGTCCCTTGCATTGACAGCAAGGTTCATTATAAGCTGGTCAAGCTGGGTTGGATCAGAATTTATCAGCCAGCCTTTGTCTCCTATCTTGATTTCCAGTTCAATGTCTTCGCCTATCATCCTTTTCAGCGTTTTAATCTTTTGGGGAAGCAGATTTCCGAGTGATATTGGCTTTGGATCTATCACCTGTTTCCTTGAAAAAGTAAGGAGCTGGGAGGTCATTTCCTTTGACCTGATGGCGGCCTGGCTGATTTCAGAAATCTCTTCAAAAAGTTCGTCCCCAGGTGCGAGGTTTTCAAGGATTAAATCGCTGTACCCTATTATTACGCTTAGCAAATTGTTGAAATCATGGGCTATGCCACCTGCGAGCCTTCCTATGGATTCCATTTTCTGGGACTGGTTCAGCTGGTTTTCAAGTTTCTGTCTTTCTTCCTGTTCCCGGATTTTATCCGAAATATCAATCAGAGTGCCGATATAACCGCAGAAATCTTCGTTTTGATCATACTCAGGTACTCCCTCCCCAATAACCGTAATGGTCTTACCATCATGCCTCTTGATTCTGTATTGAATGTTGAAGGGTTTTTTTGACGATACAGTTTCGGCAAAATGTTTCATCAGGAATTCTGCGTCATCCTGGTGGATTATTGATTCCCATGTATCATGGTCTGCATCTTTTTGTGAAAGACCGGTTATTTCACTCCATTTGCGGTTAACAAAAACAAGCTCCCTGTCAGCCGTGAACCTGAAAATTCCAACCGGAGCGAAATCAGCGAGCGTTCTGAATCTGTGTTCACTTGCTGCAAGGTCATGGGTTCTTTCTAATATGATTTCTTCCTGGCTTTCATAAAACAGGGCGTTTCTAAGGACAAGGGCGACCACAGGGGAGAGGGCGTCAAATGATCTGAGGATTTCCGATATTCTTTGCTTGTCGAGGAGCTGGACAATGAAAAGCATGCCCATTCTATGGTCAGCCACAGACAAAGGTATAGCAACAATGGAATCGCACTCGATTTTATCGAGAATCTCTTTTATTTTCGGGGGCCCGGACTCCTTTGTCCAGAGGGTGCTTTTTTTGATGTCATGGCAACAAGAGCAAAAATCTTCTAAATGATGAAGGCCGTCAAAGTTCTTATATCTTTCAGGGGTAATGCTGATCAGCCTGTGCGATTCAAGGTCTCCGTGGACATACTGAAAAAGTGCTATTATTTTTCCGCCCACAAGTTCCCTGATGGTTTCGGTAAGATATCTGCCCATCTGGCCGGGATGATCAGAATAGTTGAGAATCCCCTCAAGCATGTCCATGATCATGAATCTCGTTGCTTCGCTATTTTTTTGCAATTCTTTTGAATCATGAATCATAATCAAGCCTGTCAATTGCTGATTTAAGGTTTTTAAGAAGCTGATCTTCAGAAACGGTCAAGATATCATAGCCAAGGCCTGTATATGCTGAAATTTCTTCAAGTATTTCAAGCGGGGTGACACGGATTCCTTCATCGATATAAACGAGACCTGTATGCATTTCCTTCATGAACGAGATCGCATTTTCCCCTTTGAGACCGAGTTCTGTTTCAAATATGTCCCTCCAACGTATTGCCCATTCACGCAAAAGGAAAAATTTACCCTCTGACCTCATTTTTTTGTACAGGCCTGTTCCAAGGATTATTTCGCAGCAGTTTATTCCCGATGTTCTTGATGTTGACCGTCTTTTTTCAAAATCCAGCATATGGGGGCAGCAGTCTCCGTATAAAAGGACAGTCCGGTTATCTTGTCCTATCTTGTCGAACTCTTTTTCAAGCTCGGCCTCAAGTTTAGCAGGGTACATATGAAGCATGGATGGCAGATATGTAACAAGACACTTGATTTTGCCTTCATGTCTGAGCCTTTCAATTGATTCCCTGAAAATAGAGCATGAGATTATCTGCACTGTATCCTTTCCCATCATGACCTCCTGTAATTTCTGACACAGTCGCATATGGCCATGATGTTTTCCTCTGGCGTATTCCACGGAATATCTGCTGCGGAACTCGCGAATATGAATTTTCTGTCATTTTCCCTGTCTTTCAGGATATCCATGCATAGTTTTTGAGTATGTCCGGGTGTCTGTTCAGATAAGGTAGGGCCATCAATATTTCCCATAAGAACATATGACTCTCCTGCTTTTTTTCTTGCTTCCCTTAGCGAATCCCTTGAATCCATGGCAAAGCCTACAATATTCGGCAACTCGATAAACATGCCTATATAGGGCTCGAGTCTGTTGCCTCCGTGGTGAAATACGATCGGCCCCTTTATCTGGCTGAATGACGATTTAAGGAAAGGGATGATAAAATCCGCTATTTTTTTTGAAGGGATTATTTCAGGGTTTACGAACATGCCTGGAAAAGCAATGATCTTTGCTCCGTCTTCAAGAAGGGCATTCCCGAATCTTATGAAAAAATCGCAGCATTTTTCCATTATCTGACCGGCTGTTTTTTCATCAAAAACAAGGCATTCCATCCACTGGTCTATTCCCATGACAAGCGGGGGAATGTCCGCAGGGCAAGGAATGGCTCCGACAACAGGCACCTCGTTCATGTATTTTGCAGCCATGATCCTCACGGAGTCCCGTATAAATGCCAATTGGGGATTGGAATCCACATCGGGCAGATCCATTGACATGAATTCCGGGGCGTTTTTTACGGCAGGGTTTTTAATATTCGGAGCATAATTGCTGAAATATTTAACTTCGCTTCCAAAGGCTTCACCGATTGATGTCAGGGCAAAGGGGCTGAAAAGAAGATCTGGCCGGAATTTTTCGCGTACAGCGAACTGGCCTTCAGCATATGATTTAGGTCTTGAAAAATAAATATCAGTTGGGCAGGAGGTCAGCCTGGCTCCGTAAAGACTGAGGAGAAGAGTAAACGCAGGCCTGTCAGTTTCTTCTCCTGTAACAGTTCTCATTACTCTCTCAAGGCTGTTCATGGTTTTACCTCCTTTTTGATTCATCTGTTCAGGCTTCAATTAGTGAGACCGCCCTGGCCCATAAACCCTCAAACAGGGCCGGCGCCTGCAATGCGCTCTGGCACGTGCCGTCTCCTGCCACTTCATCCACAAGTTCCTTTCTCAGTTTGAATACAGCTCCGCCAACAGCAATCTGGATTTTTCCTGAAAGTCCCCTGTTATCGAGTTCTGCCCTGAGCTTTTGAATGTTTTTTGCCGTGGAATACATCATAGCCGAAGCTCCTATGATTCTGGCCCCATTTTCCAGTGCCTTGTCCACGAAGATATCAGCCGGAACATCGACTCCCAGATCTATTACTTTCCAGCCTGCTATCTGGAGAAAAGATGAAACCATTTTGCGGCCAAGCGGATGATAGTCGTCTTCAATATTTCCTAAAACTACAGGCCCCTTGATTATTTTTTGATCATTTGCCGTCATCCTTTTTGCCTCAAGTGCTTTTGCAAAAACATCTTCTGCAATTTTTGCCGCGACATAACCCTGGGAAAGAGAAATATCTCCGGTTACATCCCACATTCTTCCTATTTCTTCCAGAACACCTGAAAGAAGATCGGTTATGGCGCTTTCGTAACCTTTGGCAGCGGCCCACGAATCAATTATAAGATTGGCATATGTGCGATCAGCTTCAAGAATAGCTTTTAGAAGGTTTTTCCCTGGGTCGGTGTCCATGTAACCTCCAAGACTTAGTGCTAATAAACGGGAACGGAGAATAAAAACGAGAAATAGGGAGACATAAAATTGACAAGGTGCAAAAAATTCAATTTCAGTCATTCTGGAGGGGCCTGTCCCGGTGAAAACCGGGAGCCTTAATCCAGAACTATCTGAAAATACAAAGATACCGGATCAAGTCCGGCATGACGCTGACGCCTTATTCTGACTTTTTGCTATATCATCAAAATTGAACGATAACATATAGGTAAAATCAGAACAATCTGAAAACTATTGGGAAATTTTTATTTTATAAAATGGCAAAAAATCAGATTATGATGATTCAGGATGAGTCTGTCCATGTTAAAACCAAAGCTGAAGAATAGTACGAAATACCGGACGCATGATTGATTTCGTCATGGCTCAGTATGAATTTTGAAAAAGTTGCAAAAAATCCGATTATTGTCGTTCCGGCGGGGCCTGTACCGGTGAAAATCTGGAGCGGGAATCCGGAAGCATCTGAAAATACAAAGATGCCGGATCAGGTCAGGCATGACGCCGAAGCCCTTTTTTGACTTTTTGCGAGACCATAGTTTTGATGTGCTTTCTAAGGAAGCTGCGCACGTTGAACCGGAGTTTATTATCTTATAAATGAGGATTCGAGTACGAAGCTGACGTAGCTAAAGCTCAAAAAGACAATTTTTAGAGGCCGCCTGATATTGAACCAAGCTTTTCCTCAACAAGCTCCTTCCATAATGGTCTTTCAAGAAAAGAGCCTTCAACATTGGATTCCATTTCTTCAAACATTTTGTATGGAACCGTGAAAGTCATGAGACCTTCTCCAAGCTGGCTTCTGATATATATCCTTGCCGAGATATCTGTCAGGCCGACAACGGCCCTCGGATTTTCAGATTCGGCTTCCCTGTAAGGATAAATACCCAATGTCTGGCATCCGGCTGCATATGGGATGATAACGCTCTCGTTGCTCTTTCTCGCATAGTTGGCAAGTATAACAAGAGCCGATAACTGGTCGGCATCGGTAAAGAAGATGACCGATTTTGGTTTTTCTTTTTCAGTATCAACAAGCTCAATAGATTTGAAAATCACATATTTTGCAGGGATTTCGGTTATGGGAAGATTTCGCACAAAATCGGCAACATGGTCAGGAGACTTCAGATAGCCTTCTCCATTCATGTAGTTATCATGGAATTCATCCTGCATGTAGTGTTTCAGTTCTGTTCCGTTTTCCTTGCCTTTAGGCCAGTTTTTATTGCCTGTTGACAGAAAATACCTGAAGCATTCCTCGCCTCCAATGAAATTCTTGTACTGATTCCCAAATCCAAGTCCAACTCCTGCGCCAATGCATCCGAAGGTATTGCGATCACAGCAGGATATTTTGCCTTTTGCAGCATTTGAGACCAGCCACATGGTGCAGCCCCATTTGCCCTTTTTGAACTGGACTGCATCTTCTGGTTTTTCATCAGACCAGAGAAGGCATACTGGCTGGTATTTTAATCCGGTTGCTTCAGATATTTTACTTTTCAATGGTACACACTCTTAATGAGATTGTTTTCAAGAAAAATCAGAGTATTTTCCAGGGACTTGCTGAATGCCTCTGCCATTGCAGGTGATGAGTCGTCCTTAACCTGAACTTCTTCTCTGTGAGCCGAGTGCCAGATTATCTCATCAGCGCCCTTTGTTCCTGAAAGAAGAAAAAAGGCTGTTTCAAGCACCGCTTTATTGGGTGAAGTTGTTTTATCTATGTAAAGATTGACGATATTGCTTTCAAGTATGAAGTCAGTCTTTTCTCCGGGATCAGGGCTTATGCGTCTGAATGCGCCGCTTTTTTTCAGCCATTCCACGGTCTGGGTTTTTATTAGTTTGTCAGGCAAAATGAAAAATTCATTATAAAAATCTGTTTTGAATTCAAGATTGCTGGTCTTGTAAACAAAGGATTTGCTTGAAAAAAGCGGGGAAATTTCAGGGTCTTTTATACGTATTGACGCCTTTGGGGCAGCTCCGCCTGTTTGGGCCGTTCTTTTCGCCTCAAGCACAAAATACTGTTTTATGGGATACGGTTTTGAAAGTTTAACGCATCCCGGCAGGACAAGACAGGATATTAATACAGCCAGAACAAGTTGAATGACTTTTGTTTTTGATGGATTTTTCATTTTATTCTCCGGTGATGATGCGCAAGACCTGCGGTTTAAGCATCTTGCGACCATAATATTTAGATCTTTTATACTGACATCTTCCTTCAATAATTAACGTGGCTATGCACTATTTTCAGCATGGTTGGCTGGTCAGAAAAATGAAGATCCCGACAGTAATGAAAATATCATTTTTTAAGCATTTGCCATAATCATAAAGTTTTTGCAGAGCTTTTTTCAAAAAGCGGCCCGCCGGAGGCACCCAGTTTAACTCCGTATTACGGACAAAGGGCGTCCTAATCCGACCTGCGAATTGGCCGATGAATTTTTCATTTTACTCTCCATTGCCGCGCGCAAATCTCGCGTTTTGGACGCCGCTCAATTTTTGATTGTGGATTCAAGATTGACAAGGTCGCAAAAGTCCGATTTTCGTCTTTCCGGCGCAGGCCGGAATCCAGAAGTATTTGAAAATACTGGATGCCGGATCAAGTCCGGCATGACACCATCAAGATTGGCGGCTTTCAATCTTTTAACAATCAAAAATCAATGTGGTTCTGCTCAATTCTCAGTGATATTTTAGAAGTCATGGCCGGATCATTTTTAAAACTCTTAAAATATCAATGTTTTTGCCAAATAACAAAATCATGAAGTTTTTGCGGAGCTTTTTCCAAAAAGCGACCCGATCGGCACACGAATCTGGTGCGCAAGCCTTAGAGCTTGAGTACCCTACGAATTGGCCTTTTTGACGGCAATTTAACCATACAAGGCACTCCTTGACTGAAAATCAGGCAGAACCACAAAAATCAAACCTCAAAAATCCAGAATCAATCAGTTTTTTTCCGGTGGGTTGCCGAAAATAATATGGGACGGATATTGTTTTGCCGATCTGCTCAGATCCTCAAGATTTTCTGATATTTTCTTTATATTGTCTATAACCTCGGACATGGCAGGGCTTTTTTCAGATGAAATTCCGTCCAGTCTTCTTGTCAGGTTATCAATTTTTTCAAGTATTCCAGGAAGCCTTTCAAAAGCCTTTTCAACAGATTCGGCTGTTTTTCTCGATGTATCTGCGGCAGAGCTTATATCTGCGACTGCACTTTCAAGGGCCGGTTTTGTGGTTTTGATGGTACTTCTCACATCTGCTGTGATTGCGC includes the following:
- a CDS encoding ATP-binding protein: MIHDSKELQKNSEATRFMIMDMLEGILNYSDHPGQMGRYLTETIRELVGGKIIALFQYVHGDLESHRLISITPERYKNFDGLHHLEDFCSCCHDIKKSTLWTKESGPPKIKEILDKIECDSIVAIPLSVADHRMGMLFIVQLLDKQRISEILRSFDALSPVVALVLRNALFYESQEEIILERTHDLAASEHRFRTLADFAPVGIFRFTADRELVFVNRKWSEITGLSQKDADHDTWESIIHQDDAEFLMKHFAETVSSKKPFNIQYRIKRHDGKTITVIGEGVPEYDQNEDFCGYIGTLIDISDKIREQEERQKLENQLNQSQKMESIGRLAGGIAHDFNNLLSVIIGYSDLILENLAPGDELFEEISEISQAAIRSKEMTSQLLTFSRKQVIDPKPISLGNLLPQKIKTLKRMIGEDIELEIKIGDKGWLINSDPTQLDQLIMNLAVNARDAMPDGGKIRIETLQEDFEKEAARIYPGMEPGAYVSLMFSDDGMGIPKDKLPHIFEPFFTTKEKSKGTGLGLATVYGIVNQNKGFITTYSEEGHGTAFKIMIPAFPEYENPAHEKNVSPVRGGTGLILLVEDDEALRNMTKLMLTNLGYDVIAFAWPEQAIEFCRKDKRQIDCLLTDVIMPGMNGRDMAIKIKIMRPDIKVLFMSGYPEDIISDKGVLKKGVSFIHKPFMLRDFAAKLHDVIISDS
- a CDS encoding DUF1638 domain-containing protein, which encodes MMGKDTVQIISCSIFRESIERLRHEGKIKCLVTYLPSMLHMYPAKLEAELEKEFDKIGQDNRTVLLYGDCCPHMLDFEKRRSTSRTSGINCCEIILGTGLYKKMRSEGKFFLLREWAIRWRDIFETELGLKGENAISFMKEMHTGLVYIDEGIRVTPLEILEEISAYTGLGYDILTVSEDQLLKNLKSAIDRLDYDS
- a CDS encoding uroporphyrinogen decarboxylase family protein, whose amino-acid sequence is MNSLERVMRTVTGEETDRPAFTLLLSLYGARLTSCPTDIYFSRPKSYAEGQFAVREKFRPDLLFSPFALTSIGEAFGSEVKYFSNYAPNIKNPAVKNAPEFMSMDLPDVDSNPQLAFIRDSVRIMAAKYMNEVPVVGAIPCPADIPPLVMGIDQWMECLVFDEKTAGQIMEKCCDFFIRFGNALLEDGAKIIAFPGMFVNPEIIPSKKIADFIIPFLKSSFSQIKGPIVFHHGGNRLEPYIGMFIELPNIVGFAMDSRDSLREARKKAGESYVLMGNIDGPTLSEQTPGHTQKLCMDILKDRENDRKFIFASSAADIPWNTPEENIMAICDCVRNYRRS
- a CDS encoding cobalamin B12-binding domain-containing protein is translated as MDTDPGKNLLKAILEADRTYANLIIDSWAAAKGYESAITDLLSGVLEEIGRMWDVTGDISLSQGYVAAKIAEDVFAKALEAKRMTANDQKIIKGPVVLGNIEDDYHPLGRKMVSSFLQIAGWKVIDLGVDVPADIFVDKALENGARIIGASAMMYSTAKNIQKLRAELDNRGLSGKIQIAVGGAVFKLRKELVDEVAGDGTCQSALQAPALFEGLWARAVSLIEA
- a CDS encoding DUF169 domain-containing protein, with translation MKSKISEATGLKYQPVCLLWSDEKPEDAVQFKKGKWGCTMWLVSNAAKGKISCCDRNTFGCIGAGVGLGFGNQYKNFIGGEECFRYFLSTGNKNWPKGKENGTELKHYMQDEFHDNYMNGEGYLKSPDHVADFVRNLPITEIPAKYVIFKSIELVDTEKEKPKSVIFFTDADQLSALVILANYARKSNESVIIPYAAGCQTLGIYPYREAESENPRAVVGLTDISARIYIRSQLGEGLMTFTVPYKMFEEMESNVEGSFLERPLWKELVEEKLGSISGGL
- a CDS encoding ABC-type transport auxiliary lipoprotein family protein, which gives rise to MKNPSKTKVIQLVLAVLISCLVLPGCVKLSKPYPIKQYFVLEAKRTAQTGGAAPKASIRIKDPEISPLFSSKSFVYKTSNLEFKTDFYNEFFILPDKLIKTQTVEWLKKSGAFRRISPDPGEKTDFILESNIVNLYIDKTTSPNKAVLETAFFLLSGTKGADEIIWHSAHREEVQVKDDSSPAMAEAFSKSLENTLIFLENNLIKSVYH